The stretch of DNA CGACTTCGCTGCCTGCTCCATCCTTTCTTGATCAGGCTTCCCTCCAAAGGGGGGATACAGTACCATGGCGGCATAGCCTACTCCCCAGAGCGCAGCAAGAATGAGAGTTACGACAATTGCAGTATTCACCTTCGTCCCCTCCTATCTTAATGAACAAGCAGCCCTGCGAATAATGCTCACTATCTAGCATAGACATATATTTTAGTTTGATAAGTATCCCGGCAGGTAATGATGCGCTCCGGCGTCCAGCCGGGAAGCGCGAAGCAGACGCTGATCACCTTGGCTCCGGGCGAAAGACGTGTTCGCAGCAGTTTACTCAGACGGGTCATCGCACCGGGAAAAAGATAACACACGACCACATCCACATCCTCGTAAGGAAAGGTATATAAATCTCCCCGCAGGAAGCGAACATTCCTAAGTCTGCGCAGTCTAGCAGCAAGCTGGGAGACCCCAAGCGGGATTTGCGAATTCTCAATTCCTACGATGCTCCATCCGCTACAGTGCGCCCCAATCTCCAGAGCAAGATGCCCCCAACCCGATCCAGCCTCGACCAGATTCCCCCGCGTTCCAATTTGCTTAAGCTCCCTCGTCACGACGCGCCGGGCGTAGGCTGAGGATGGCATAGGGGTAATGCCGTTCTTCCAGCTGATGAGCACAATGGATAAGGCACCGAATAGGATGACTGCCGCCAGCACGCCTGAAATTACTTGATAGATTAACCCTGCCATAGCCTCACCTCCATTCCCACAATAGCACCTGTGAAATACGTTGTATATGCTTGTTATGTAAGAAAGTAAGCTAGTCCTTGTAAAAAAAACGTGATGGCCAAAAAATGATGCTAGACAAAGAAAGAGGCTGCCCGGTCACTCATGTGACTTCCGGGACACCCCCTTCTTCGTAAAGATGCTTATTTAATAAACTGAAGATATTGCAGCAGGCGCTTCACCATCACTACAGCTTGAGCTCGTGTAGCAGGGTCATGAGCGAAGAGCATGCCATCCGCCGTTCCCTGAAGGATGCCTGCAGCTGCAGCCTTAGCCAGGGCCTCTTTGGACCAAGAAGCTGCGGTACCTGCATCCTTGAATCTGCTCAAGACTTCAACATCTGCCTGCACATCTGCTCCTGCGGCCGCCAGTGCACGGGCGACCATCTCTGCCATTTGCTCCCGGGTTACCTTCTCCTGAGGCAAGAAGCTCCCTTCGCCGGTACCGAAAATCAGCTGGAGACGCTGAGCAGCTCCAATGGCTCCATAGTACCAATCGCCTGGCCGTACATCGTTATAAGCTGCGACAGGCGCCTGCTCGGCATAACCTAGGGCACGAACCAGAAGTGCTGCGAACTCTGCACGGGTCACATCACTGCCCGGTGCGAAGCTCTGGGCGGCCCTGCCATTCACAATCAGTTTACTCGCGAGAAGCTCAGCATCCGACTTAGCCCAGTGCTTTTCCATATCGGCAAAAGTCCTGTTCACCTGAATAACCAAAAACGTTCCATTATAAGGGGAGAACAGTTCCAATTGAGCTGTGCCCTTCTCTGTGGTAAGCCTCGAAGGCACATAATGAAGCTTGTTCGCAGCATCTGCCCATACCGCTGTCACTTCGGACGGTTCAGTGCCGCTAGGTAGTGATAAGGTCCTCTCAATATAACCTCCGTTGAAATCCCGAATCTCTTCCCCGTTCACCTTCAGACCAAACTGCACCGCGTGCTTCAGCATGACTTGAGCCCCCAATGCAGCAGCCGCTTGTTGAAGCGTCCCATCGTCAGCCTGACTGCCTTCTGCAAGAGTGACTACTACAGCTTCGGACGGGGTTAAGTCCGGCAGGGCGGATATGGGAAGCAGATAACTCACTGCCCCACGGGTGCTTATCTTTACAGCCGCAGATGAATTCTGCTTGGCTGCGCTTAGCAAAGGCTGACCCGGCAGCTTCACCTCAATGATCGGCGCCTTGCTGCTGACCTCAATTGTGACCAGCTTAGAACTGGAAGTGAACGCTTGATGCAGAGTAGACTCATCAATGCTGGCCGTTGCGATCGTTCGGCCGTCTTCAGCTTTCCGTTCTGTAAGTTTAAGCTTGATGCCTGCTCCGTTAATCGTAACCTCGATGGGTACCTCAGGGGACGGTGATGGTGTTGGTGACGGAGTCGGGGCTGCGGGTGCAGCCGATACTCCACCGCCCGAGCTTGAAGGAGGAGCAGGGGCTGGCGGCGTACTCGGTACCGGCTCCGAAACTTTGGTCCACTTCGCATACAGCGTGAGGTTCGCCGTCACGGGTGTGCTGAAATCATACGGCGCGGTTAAGCCGCTGTCCGTGTACCAGCCGCCGAATGTGTAGCCGCTGCGTGTCGGCGCTGGCGTTGGCTCAACAGCCTTCTCGCCCTCCTTCAACGTCTGGCTCGCCACAGCCGAGCCGCCGCTGCTCTCAAAGCTCACCGTGTACTCCTTCTCCGTCCACTTCGCATACAGCGTGAGGTCCGCCGTCACGGGTGTGCTGAAGTCATACGGCGTAGTTTGGCCGCTGTCTGTATACCAGCCGCCAAATGTGTAGCCGCCGCGCGTCGGCGCTGGCGTTGGTTCAACAGCTTTCCCGCCTTCCTTCAACGTCTGAGTCGCCACAGCCGAGCCGCCATTGCTCTCAAAACCCACCGTGTACTCCTTCTCCGTCCACTTCGCATACAGCGTGAGGTTCGCCGTCACGGGTGTGCTGAAGTCATACGGCGCGGTTAAGCCACTGTCTGTATACCAGCCGCCGAATGTATAGCCGCTGCGCGTTGGCGCTGGCGTGGGCTCAACAGCTTTCTCGCCTTCCTTCAACGTCTGAGTCGCCACAGCCGAGCCGCCGCTGCTCTCAAAGCTCACCGTGTACTCCTTCTCCGTCCACTTCGCATACAGCGTGAGGTTCCCCGTCACTGGCGTGTTGAAGTCATACGGCGCGGTTAAGCCGCTGTCTGTATACCAACCGCCGAATGTGTAGCCGCCGCG from Paenibacillus sp. CAA11 encodes:
- a CDS encoding class I SAM-dependent methyltransferase — protein: MAGLIYQVISGVLAAVILFGALSIVLISWKNGITPMPSSAYARRVVTRELKQIGTRGNLVEAGSGWGHLALEIGAHCSGWSIVGIENSQIPLGVSQLAARLRRLRNVRFLRGDLYTFPYEDVDVVVCYLFPGAMTRLSKLLRTRLSPGAKVISVCFALPGWTPERIITCRDTYQTKIYVYAR